In Bos indicus x Bos taurus breed Angus x Brahman F1 hybrid chromosome 1, Bos_hybrid_MaternalHap_v2.0, whole genome shotgun sequence, a single window of DNA contains:
- the UPK1B gene encoding uroplakin-1b isoform X2: MAKDDSTVRCFQGLLIFGNVIIGMCGIALMAECIFFVSDQNSLYPLLEATNNDDIYAAAWIGMFVGICLFCLSVLGIVGIMKSNRKILLVYFILMFIVYAFEVASCITAATQRDFFTPNLFLKQMLERYQNNSPPNNDDQWKNNGVTKTWDRLMLQDNCCGVNGPSDWQKYTSAFRTENSDADYPWPRQCCVMNSLKEPLNLDACKLGVPGYYHSQGCYELISGPMNRHAWGVAWFGFAILCWTFWVLLGTMFYWSRIDY, encoded by the exons ATGGCCAAAGACGACTCCACTGTTCGTTGCTTCCAGGGCCTGCTGATTTTTGGAAATGTGATTATCGGT ATGTGCGGCATCGCCCTGATGGCAGAGTGCATCTTCTTTGTATCAGACCAAAACAGCCTCTACCCACTGCTTGAAGCCACCAACAATGACGACATCTATGCAGCAGCCTGGATTGGCATGTTTGTTGGCATCTGCCTCTTCTGCCTCTCTGTCCTGGGCATCGTAGGCATCATGAAGTCCAACAGGAAAATTCTTCTGGTG TATTTCATCCTGATGTTTATTGTATATGCTTTTGAAGTGGCATCTTGTATCACAGCAGCAACACAACGAGACTTT TTCACACCCAACCTCTTCCTGAAGCAGATGCTGGAGAGATACCAAAACAACAGTCCTCCAAACAAtgatgaccaatggaaaaacaatggagtCACCAAGACCTGGGACAGACTTATGCTCCAG GACAATTGCTGTGGTGTAAACGGCCCGTCAGACTGGCAGAAATACACCTCTGCCTTCCGGACTGAGAACAGCGATGCTGACTACCCCTGGCCTCGTCAATGCTGTGTTATGAACAGCCTTAAAGAACCTCTCAACCTGGACGCCTGCAAATTAGGAGTGCCTGGATATTACCATAGTCAG GGCTGCTATGAGCTGATCTCTGGACCAATGAACCGACATGCCTGGGGAGTTGCATGGTTTGGATTTGCCATTCTCTGTTGGACT TTCTGGGTTCTCCTGGGTACCATGTTCTACTGGAGCAGAATTGACTATTAA
- the UPK1B gene encoding uroplakin-1b isoform X1, producing MPSPNHRPPFPGPRGSKDWCGVEKHLWPEQRAESRHSTRRRRRGLGEILKMAKDDSTVRCFQGLLIFGNVIIGMCGIALMAECIFFVSDQNSLYPLLEATNNDDIYAAAWIGMFVGICLFCLSVLGIVGIMKSNRKILLVYFILMFIVYAFEVASCITAATQRDFFTPNLFLKQMLERYQNNSPPNNDDQWKNNGVTKTWDRLMLQDNCCGVNGPSDWQKYTSAFRTENSDADYPWPRQCCVMNSLKEPLNLDACKLGVPGYYHSQGCYELISGPMNRHAWGVAWFGFAILCWTFWVLLGTMFYWSRIDY from the exons ATGCCTTCTCCCAATCACAGACCACCCTTCCCTGGTCCCAGAGGTTCAAAGGATTGGTGCGGGGTAGAAAAGCACCTCTGGCCAGAGCAGCGTGCAGAGAGCCGACACAgtaccaggaggaggaggagagg CTTGGGGGAAATCCTGAAGATGGCCAAAGACGACTCCACTGTTCGTTGCTTCCAGGGCCTGCTGATTTTTGGAAATGTGATTATCGGT ATGTGCGGCATCGCCCTGATGGCAGAGTGCATCTTCTTTGTATCAGACCAAAACAGCCTCTACCCACTGCTTGAAGCCACCAACAATGACGACATCTATGCAGCAGCCTGGATTGGCATGTTTGTTGGCATCTGCCTCTTCTGCCTCTCTGTCCTGGGCATCGTAGGCATCATGAAGTCCAACAGGAAAATTCTTCTGGTG TATTTCATCCTGATGTTTATTGTATATGCTTTTGAAGTGGCATCTTGTATCACAGCAGCAACACAACGAGACTTT TTCACACCCAACCTCTTCCTGAAGCAGATGCTGGAGAGATACCAAAACAACAGTCCTCCAAACAAtgatgaccaatggaaaaacaatggagtCACCAAGACCTGGGACAGACTTATGCTCCAG GACAATTGCTGTGGTGTAAACGGCCCGTCAGACTGGCAGAAATACACCTCTGCCTTCCGGACTGAGAACAGCGATGCTGACTACCCCTGGCCTCGTCAATGCTGTGTTATGAACAGCCTTAAAGAACCTCTCAACCTGGACGCCTGCAAATTAGGAGTGCCTGGATATTACCATAGTCAG GGCTGCTATGAGCTGATCTCTGGACCAATGAACCGACATGCCTGGGGAGTTGCATGGTTTGGATTTGCCATTCTCTGTTGGACT TTCTGGGTTCTCCTGGGTACCATGTTCTACTGGAGCAGAATTGACTATTAA